Proteins encoded by one window of Paraburkholderia terrae:
- a CDS encoding electron transfer flavoprotein subunit beta/FixA family protein has translation MKILVTIKQVASLDEDFELRDDDRDVEADFHVFDLNEWDHYALEEALRLKESGNSDAIEVVVVTVGPDRADEELRKCLAKGADRAIRVWSDELEEADPIGIARALAALARREAPDMIFAGVQASDHAYGATGMALAGLLDWPHAAVVAGLEYTPGAGTASARRELEGGAYANVTVQCPAVLTLQLGINTPRYASLRGIKQAASRPIETIAPDALGLPADETGKQGSLSRIRRVYVPELGRAQMIEGTPAEQAARLAGIIKEFRGEA, from the coding sequence ATGAAGATACTCGTCACCATCAAGCAAGTCGCGTCACTCGATGAAGATTTCGAGCTGCGCGACGACGACCGCGATGTCGAAGCAGACTTTCATGTTTTCGACCTCAACGAATGGGATCACTACGCGCTCGAAGAAGCACTGCGTCTGAAGGAGAGCGGCAATAGCGACGCCATCGAGGTCGTAGTCGTCACCGTCGGTCCCGACCGGGCCGACGAAGAACTGCGCAAGTGTCTGGCCAAGGGCGCGGATCGCGCGATCCGCGTCTGGAGCGACGAACTGGAAGAAGCGGACCCGATCGGCATTGCCCGCGCGCTTGCTGCGCTTGCGCGCCGCGAAGCACCCGACATGATCTTCGCCGGCGTGCAGGCCTCCGACCACGCCTATGGCGCTACGGGCATGGCGCTCGCCGGCCTGCTCGACTGGCCGCACGCGGCTGTCGTGGCGGGTCTGGAGTACACGCCCGGCGCGGGCACGGCGAGCGCGCGGCGCGAGCTCGAAGGCGGTGCGTACGCGAATGTCACCGTGCAATGTCCCGCCGTCCTGACGCTGCAACTCGGTATCAATACGCCGCGCTACGCGTCGCTGCGCGGCATCAAACAGGCGGCGTCGCGGCCGATCGAAACCATTGCGCCGGACGCGCTCGGCTTGCCCGCCGACGAAACAGGCAAGCAAGGCTCGCTCTCGCGCATCAGGCGCGTGTATGTGCCCGAACTCGGCCGCGCGCAGATGATCGAGGGCACGCCAGCCGAACAGGCCGCCCGCCTCGCGGGCATCATCAAGGAATTTCGGGGGGAAGCGTAA